The following are encoded together in the Kingella negevensis genome:
- a CDS encoding glycosyltransferase family 25 protein, with the protein MISTYIISLASETQRRAHMKAQAERYQLNAAFFDAVDMRQATQTDIEHLSVLPKHKKPKKQRWLSKGELGCALSHHQIYQEMINKQLDYAFILEDDARFLQSPKALLLPENLRKIAAQYDFDILILGYVKTLEHQLPYYHRRIPIKKRATLQLPEQTIQFGTPWEQYGCGAVAYVITKKGAEKLLNITQKPCVPADDWLYFEQHCGVKVLHARPTFVLEDLEQLISTIRVEKANFLQPKLSSIIIRSIKGWCKHIAMNYLGFK; encoded by the coding sequence ATGATTTCTACCTATATCATCTCCCTAGCCAGCGAAACCCAACGCCGAGCGCACATGAAAGCGCAAGCCGAGCGTTATCAACTCAATGCCGCATTTTTTGATGCGGTGGATATGCGCCAAGCCACGCAAACGGATATTGAACATTTAAGCGTTCTGCCAAAACATAAAAAGCCCAAAAAACAGCGTTGGTTAAGCAAGGGCGAGCTGGGGTGTGCTTTGAGTCATCATCAAATTTATCAAGAAATGATAAATAAACAGCTAGATTATGCGTTTATTTTGGAAGACGATGCCCGTTTTTTGCAATCACCAAAAGCTTTGTTGTTGCCCGAAAATCTACGCAAAATTGCTGCTCAATATGATTTTGATATTTTGATTTTGGGTTATGTAAAAACGCTGGAACATCAATTGCCGTATTATCATCGCCGTATTCCAATTAAAAAACGTGCAACATTGCAACTGCCCGAACAAACGATTCAATTTGGCACGCCTTGGGAACAATATGGCTGTGGCGCAGTGGCTTATGTGATTACTAAAAAAGGCGCGGAAAAGCTGCTCAACATCACGCAAAAACCATGCGTCCCAGCCGATGATTGGCTATATTTTGAGCAACATTGCGGTGTAAAAGTGCTGCACGCTCGCCCTACTTTTGTGCTGGAAGATTTGGAACAGTTGATCAGCACCATTCGGGTAGAAAAAGCCAATTTTTTGCAACCCAAGTTGTCCAGCATTATCATTCGCAGCATCAAAGGCTGGTGTAAACACATCGCCATGAATTATTTGGGATTTAAATAA
- a CDS encoding glycosyltransferase produces MKILILHKWLITGGIERVLIDYLHIFTQLGHQVDLSLKYDFNNQCALLEQIPQHIKIDYFANAQQTAAKEWKKQHRKDNLANRIAYEWQRIIKQKNYRDYLASRVVNYNLVIDFSDCLDDIMRMPKFLQPHFPPTLRWVHLALSKEPILSNKQKRRFTAIFSQHTGVVAICDAMRQQIQENIDLPEHKLFCLHNPIALDNIQKQAALPVSNTHQALLQQPFLFQAARLESVKNLFELIDIYAALKSNHSIQHKLYIAGDGSLKNELQHKIDSLNLSQDCLLLGNLDNPYPFFKAATLFLHTSTREGLPTVLLESMACGTPVVAMDCPTGVADILGKQSEYGKLIPMHNQQMFQKAVISLLNDAEQLAQYQQKATQRAADFSAEQISQNVQSILEMLKP; encoded by the coding sequence ATGAAAATTTTAATCTTACACAAATGGCTAATAACAGGCGGCATTGAGCGCGTATTGATTGATTATCTGCATATTTTTACTCAACTTGGGCATCAAGTTGATTTATCCTTAAAATATGACTTTAATAATCAATGTGCGCTGCTGGAACAAATCCCCCAGCACATCAAAATAGATTATTTTGCCAATGCTCAACAAACTGCTGCAAAAGAGTGGAAAAAGCAGCATCGCAAAGATAATTTAGCCAATAGAATCGCTTATGAATGGCAACGCATTATTAAGCAAAAAAACTATCGCGATTATTTGGCTTCGCGTGTTGTCAATTACAATTTAGTCATTGATTTTAGTGATTGTTTGGACGATATAATGCGTATGCCAAAATTCTTGCAACCGCATTTTCCACCAACTTTGCGTTGGGTACATTTGGCTTTATCCAAGGAACCCATTTTGTCAAATAAACAAAAGCGACGATTTACTGCTATTTTTTCTCAGCATACGGGTGTTGTTGCGATTTGCGATGCGATGCGTCAGCAAATTCAAGAAAATATTGACTTGCCTGAACATAAATTGTTTTGTTTGCACAATCCGATTGCGCTGGACAACATTCAAAAACAAGCAGCGTTGCCTGTTTCAAACACGCATCAAGCGTTGTTGCAACAACCTTTCCTTTTTCAAGCTGCAAGACTTGAATCTGTTAAAAACTTGTTTGAATTAATTGATATTTATGCTGCATTAAAAAGCAATCATTCTATTCAGCACAAACTGTACATTGCAGGCGACGGTAGTTTGAAAAATGAATTACAACATAAAATTGATAGCTTAAATTTAAGCCAAGATTGCTTGCTTTTAGGCAATTTAGATAATCCTTATCCTTTTTTTAAAGCGGCAACTTTATTTTTGCACACTTCCACGCGCGAAGGTTTGCCAACGGTTTTGCTGGAAAGTATGGCTTGTGGAACGCCTGTTGTGGCAATGGATTGTCCAACTGGCGTGGCAGATATATTGGGTAAACAAAGCGAGTATGGCAAATTGATTCCTATGCACAATCAGCAAATGTTTCAAAAAGCAGTTATCTCTTTATTAAATGATGCCGAACAGCTTGCTCAATATCAACAAAAAGCAACGCAACGTGCAGCAGATTTTAGCGCAGAGCAAATCAGCCAAAATGTGCAGTCTATTTTAGAAATGCTTAAACCATGA
- a CDS encoding glycosyltransferase: MNIIQNLVFPNLDIQAPDDLYVRYWGGTQAFRNEREIRFLQKGAGCVFDTFFNSFTIQTWKNQTNIRQIKLRLFGHGEFLIKIRRHKLHEDMKHLNELTIQLNESGTDIDFADLNDHTEGMLFFELISLTDNAYVNRGFYHTDLEPQNPVKLGIVITHFNRKHYVLPAIDRVSNDLLQDPYYKDKISLIVVDNSQNITQEEAKHAIVIPNQNLGGSGGFTRGLMYLEDEKSYTHCLFMDDDASCEIESIRRAYALLQYATTERFAVAGAQLQESEPYKIHEKGAVFSRLSYQSICHGLDTRNAHDVLLAEISDVKPNYGGWWLFAFKIKDIKFYPFPFFVRGDDVSFGFMNEFNITTLNGINVWAEDFFIKEGLWTRYLGFRGSCVSTILQDSDYSKSKIRKVFKQWYFNCIHSYNYSSAKAIILALEDFLAGTQTFVHDMTASHARAKLAQLPQDEKIQPINRIDYPKLRYPTPVKKRKHELRRIIRQLTLNYLLLPERFMKKGIIFQPKHFGANLTDIYRYRQVYYEHEATRTGYVATFDRQRLIQAYKDYFAALRLIDEKFDTAKADYLSKKDELTSRAFWEKIYNTEK; the protein is encoded by the coding sequence ATGAATATTATCCAAAATCTCGTTTTCCCAAATCTAGACATTCAAGCCCCCGATGATTTATACGTTCGTTATTGGGGTGGTACGCAAGCATTCCGAAATGAAAGAGAAATCCGTTTCCTACAAAAAGGAGCTGGTTGCGTTTTTGATACCTTTTTCAACTCGTTTACCATTCAAACTTGGAAAAACCAAACCAATATCCGCCAAATTAAATTGCGTTTATTCGGTCATGGCGAGTTTTTAATCAAAATCCGCCGCCACAAGTTGCACGAAGACATGAAACATTTAAATGAATTAACCATTCAATTAAATGAATCAGGCACGGACATTGATTTCGCAGATTTGAACGACCACACAGAAGGCATGCTGTTTTTTGAATTGATTTCATTAACAGATAATGCTTATGTAAACCGTGGTTTTTATCACACTGATTTAGAACCGCAGAATCCTGTAAAATTAGGCATTGTGATTACGCACTTCAACCGTAAACATTACGTTTTACCTGCGATTGACCGCGTATCTAATGATTTGCTGCAAGACCCTTATTACAAAGATAAAATTAGTCTGATTGTTGTAGATAACTCACAAAACATCACACAAGAAGAAGCCAAACACGCGATTGTTATTCCAAATCAAAACTTGGGTGGCTCTGGTGGTTTTACTCGTGGTTTGATGTATTTGGAAGATGAAAAAAGCTATACGCACTGCTTATTTATGGACGATGATGCGTCTTGTGAAATTGAAAGCATTCGTCGTGCTTATGCGCTGTTGCAGTATGCAACAACTGAGAGATTTGCCGTAGCAGGGGCGCAATTACAAGAATCAGAACCGTATAAAATTCATGAAAAAGGAGCTGTGTTTTCTAGATTATCTTATCAATCTATCTGCCATGGTTTAGATACACGTAATGCTCATGATGTTTTATTGGCTGAGATTAGTGATGTTAAACCTAATTATGGTGGTTGGTGGTTATTTGCCTTTAAGATAAAAGATATTAAGTTTTACCCATTTCCTTTCTTTGTTCGCGGTGATGATGTTTCATTCGGCTTTATGAATGAATTTAATATTACAACTCTAAATGGGATTAATGTTTGGGCGGAAGATTTTTTTATTAAAGAGGGATTATGGACACGTTATCTGGGATTTAGAGGGTCATGTGTTTCTACAATTTTACAAGATTCAGATTATAGTAAATCCAAAATTCGTAAAGTATTTAAACAATGGTATTTTAATTGCATTCATTCTTATAATTATTCTTCAGCTAAAGCAATTATTTTAGCTTTAGAAGACTTTTTAGCAGGAACACAGACTTTTGTTCATGATATGACAGCCAGTCATGCTCGTGCAAAACTAGCACAGCTACCACAAGATGAAAAAATACAACCTATCAATCGCATAGATTACCCTAAATTAAGATACCCAACTCCTGTTAAAAAGAGAAAACACGAATTACGTCGTATTATTCGTCAATTAACATTAAATTATTTGTTGCTACCTGAACGTTTTATGAAAAAAGGGATCATTTTTCAACCTAAACATTTCGGTGCAAATTTGACTGATATTTATCGTTATAGACAAGTTTATTACGAACACGAAGCAACACGCACAGGCTATGTCGCAACGTTTGATAGGCAACGTTTAATTCAGGCTTATAAAGATTATTTTGCTGCATTACGTTTGATTGATGAAAAATTTGATACAGCAAAAGCAGATTATTTAAGTAAAAAAGATGAATTAACTTCTCGTGCTTTCTGGGAAAAAATTTATAACACTGAAAAATAA
- the glf gene encoding UDP-galactopyranose mutase — MNFLCVGAGFSCAVIARELAQAGHKVTVIDQRAHTAGNCRTERDAETGVMVHIYGPHIFHTDNETVWNYLQQFGEFMPYTNRVKAVSGGQVYSLPVNLHTINQFYGKTFSPKEAKAWITEQSDQTIAEPQTFEEQAMKFVGKDLYQAFFKGYTAKQWGVSPTKLPASILKRLPVRFNYDDNYFAHKFQGMPKNGYTEIVDNILNHENITVKLNTPYSEDMQSEYDHVFWSAPLDLWFKHQFGKLGYRTLDFETFRDEGDFQGNAVINYCDETVPFTRITEHKHFSPWEQHEKTLCYKEYSRTCEDGDIPYYPIRLAEDQALLSQYETVANQAKGVSFVGRLGTYRYLDMDVTIAEALKTAQGVLADIANKQEIKPFYFS, encoded by the coding sequence ATGAATTTTTTATGTGTCGGAGCAGGTTTTTCCTGCGCTGTTATCGCAAGAGAATTGGCTCAAGCAGGGCATAAAGTAACCGTCATTGACCAACGCGCCCACACCGCAGGCAACTGCCGCACCGAACGCGATGCCGAAACAGGTGTAATGGTTCATATCTACGGACCACACATTTTCCACACCGATAACGAAACTGTATGGAATTATTTGCAGCAATTTGGCGAATTTATGCCTTATACCAACCGCGTTAAAGCAGTAAGCGGAGGTCAGGTATATTCATTACCAGTTAATCTACACACGATTAACCAATTCTACGGCAAAACATTCTCGCCAAAAGAAGCCAAAGCATGGATTACCGAGCAATCTGACCAAACCATTGCCGAACCGCAAACTTTTGAAGAACAAGCCATGAAATTTGTTGGCAAAGACCTGTATCAAGCCTTCTTCAAAGGTTATACCGCCAAACAATGGGGCGTATCGCCAACCAAATTGCCTGCTAGCATTTTGAAACGCTTGCCAGTGCGTTTTAATTATGATGACAACTATTTTGCTCACAAATTCCAAGGTATGCCCAAAAATGGCTATACCGAAATCGTGGACAATATTTTGAATCACGAAAACATTACCGTAAAATTGAACACGCCATACAGCGAAGATATGCAATCTGAATACGACCATGTTTTCTGGTCTGCACCATTGGATTTGTGGTTCAAACACCAATTCGGAAAATTAGGTTATCGCACATTGGATTTTGAAACATTCCGCGATGAAGGCGATTTCCAAGGTAATGCTGTAATTAACTATTGCGATGAAACTGTGCCGTTCACACGCATTACCGAACACAAACACTTCTCGCCTTGGGAACAGCACGAAAAAACCTTGTGCTACAAAGAATACAGCCGAACTTGCGAAGATGGCGATATTCCTTACTACCCAATCCGATTAGCAGAAGACCAAGCCTTGTTATCGCAATATGAAACTGTTGCCAACCAAGCAAAAGGCGTAAGCTTTGTAGGACGTTTAGGTACTTATCGCTACTTGGATATGGACGTAACCATTGCGGAAGCACTTAAAACAGCGCAAGGCGTGTTGGCAGATATTGCCAATAAGCAGGAAATTAAACCGTTTTATTTTTCTTAA
- a CDS encoding DUF4422 domain-containing protein yields MFQLSEIPTEIAVFIATHKSFQRPEGHVFVPLQLGNQPENLGYLRENQLDNIADKNPYFCELTALYFLWKNVHTPVIGLVHYRRYFAKKRNIVQRRINQLAYLLGLVPKQQTSRHTILTSDEIQQLWQNSQADLIVPAGVDLDTSIYDNYNQNHHIQDWHIVKQIAEEKAPQYSLTIAKVEQNCILYPYNMFIGKKEIINDYCEWLFDILFEAEKKIDCSQYDSYNQRVFGFLAERLFTAWIVHNQNKYKIKHVPVQRVQT; encoded by the coding sequence ATGTTCCAATTAAGCGAAATTCCAACAGAAATAGCGGTTTTTATTGCAACACATAAATCATTTCAGCGACCAGAAGGTCATGTATTTGTGCCATTGCAATTAGGTAATCAGCCAGAAAATCTAGGCTATTTACGCGAAAATCAATTAGATAATATAGCCGATAAAAACCCCTATTTCTGTGAATTAACCGCACTATATTTCTTATGGAAAAATGTCCATACTCCTGTGATAGGCTTGGTGCATTACCGTAGATATTTTGCAAAAAAGCGAAACATAGTTCAAAGAAGAATCAATCAACTCGCTTATTTATTAGGACTCGTTCCGAAGCAACAAACCTCTCGCCATACCATACTCACTTCTGATGAGATTCAGCAACTATGGCAAAACTCTCAAGCAGATTTAATCGTCCCAGCTGGTGTTGATTTAGACACTTCGATTTATGATAATTATAATCAAAATCATCATATTCAAGATTGGCATATCGTCAAACAAATCGCAGAAGAAAAAGCACCACAATATTCCCTCACTATTGCAAAAGTTGAACAAAATTGCATTCTTTACCCTTATAATATGTTTATCGGTAAAAAAGAAATAATCAATGATTATTGCGAATGGCTATTTGATATTTTGTTTGAAGCAGAAAAGAAAATTGACTGTTCCCAATACGATAGCTATAACCAAAGAGTTTTCGGCTTTTTAGCAGAACGATTATTTACCGCATGGATTGTACACAATCAAAATAAATACAAAATAAAACATGTGCCTGTTCAACGGGTACAAACATAA
- the glyS gene encoding glycine--tRNA ligase subunit beta → MVNQTLLIELLTEELPPKALNNLGNHFAQSIVEGLGKAQLIDGETQFTPYASPRRLAVQVANVKAVQADQHVVKKGPAVSANEKAIAGFARSCGVEVGSLKVINDGKQDIYAHEFTQTGQTLADLLGEIVNAAVKKLPIPKVMRWGSSTHTFVRPVHGLVAMHGADVLPVNVLGLASRNFTLGHRFLSQGEIVFAQADDYAKQLAEQGKVIANFAERKNAIQAALNEQAGSLKATVAADESLLDEVTALVEYPVVLQAGFEAHFLAVPQECLILTMQQNQKYFPLLDAQGKLMNRFLLVSNLQAADPGHIIHGNERVLRARLSDAEFFYKQDQKATLESRLPKLASVVYHNKIGSQAERVERLQTIAAHIASALGADKAAAERAARLAKADLVTEMVGEFPELQGTMGKYYAQLDGEQPEIALAIEQHYQPRFAGDALPENAIGTAVALADKLETLVGIWGIGLIPTGDKDPYALRRAALGVLRMLMNYPLSINDLLNTVADQFPANVLEDKAKTVAEIADFMQARLAVLLQNDYLQDVVAAVLAQRPDRLNDLAAKLQAVEQFKQLPESAALAAANKRVQNLLKKADAQLGDVNASLFAQDEEKALFAAAQDLQPKVADAAKRGNFQAALTELAAIKPQVDAFFDGVMVMAEDAAVKQNRLNLLNLLASLMNAVADIALLSE, encoded by the coding sequence ATGGTAAACCAAACCTTATTAATTGAATTATTAACCGAAGAACTCCCCCCAAAAGCCCTAAACAATCTTGGCAACCACTTCGCCCAATCCATCGTAGAAGGCTTGGGAAAAGCGCAACTGATTGACGGCGAAACCCAATTCACGCCATATGCTTCACCGCGCCGTTTGGCGGTGCAAGTGGCGAATGTCAAAGCCGTGCAAGCCGACCAACACGTTGTCAAAAAAGGTCCTGCCGTGAGCGCGAATGAAAAAGCGATTGCAGGTTTTGCGCGTTCGTGTGGCGTGGAAGTCGGCAGCCTGAAAGTGATAAATGACGGCAAACAAGATATTTACGCGCACGAATTTACCCAAACAGGTCAAACACTTGCCGATTTATTGGGCGAAATCGTCAATGCTGCCGTGAAAAAATTGCCAATCCCAAAAGTGATGCGTTGGGGTAGCAGCACGCATACGTTTGTGCGCCCTGTGCATGGTTTGGTGGCGATGCACGGCGCGGACGTGTTGCCTGTGAACGTGTTGGGCTTGGCCAGCCGCAATTTTACGTTGGGACATCGTTTCTTGTCGCAAGGCGAAATCGTATTCGCGCAAGCCGATGATTATGCAAAACAATTAGCCGAACAAGGAAAGGTCATCGCCAATTTCGCAGAACGCAAAAACGCGATTCAGGCAGCTTTAAACGAACAAGCAGGCAGCCTGAAAGCGACTGTGGCGGCTGATGAAAGTTTGTTGGACGAAGTAACGGCGTTGGTGGAATATCCTGTTGTTTTGCAGGCTGGTTTTGAAGCGCATTTCTTGGCTGTGCCGCAAGAATGCCTGATTTTAACCATGCAGCAAAATCAAAAATATTTCCCATTGTTGGACGCGCAAGGCAAGTTGATGAACCGCTTTTTGTTGGTGTCCAACTTGCAGGCTGCCGACCCGGGCCACATTATTCACGGCAATGAGCGCGTGTTGCGCGCGCGTTTGTCGGACGCGGAATTTTTCTACAAGCAAGACCAAAAAGCGACTTTGGAAAGCCGTTTGCCGAAATTGGCGAGCGTGGTTTATCACAATAAAATTGGTTCGCAAGCCGAGCGCGTTGAGCGTTTGCAAACGATTGCGGCGCACATCGCCAGCGCATTAGGCGCAGACAAAGCGGCGGCAGAACGTGCAGCGCGTTTGGCAAAAGCGGATTTGGTTACGGAAATGGTGGGCGAATTTCCTGAATTGCAAGGCACGATGGGTAAATATTACGCGCAGTTGGACGGCGAGCAGCCTGAAATTGCGTTGGCGATTGAACAGCACTATCAGCCGCGTTTTGCGGGCGACGCGCTGCCTGAAAATGCGATTGGCACGGCGGTGGCATTGGCGGATAAATTGGAAACTTTGGTGGGCATTTGGGGCATTGGCTTGATTCCGACTGGCGACAAAGATCCGTATGCGTTGCGCCGTGCGGCGTTGGGCGTGTTGCGTATGTTGATGAATTATCCTTTGTCTATCAATGATTTGCTGAATACGGTTGCTGACCAATTCCCTGCGAATGTGTTGGAGGACAAGGCGAAAACAGTTGCAGAAATCGCTGATTTTATGCAAGCGCGTTTGGCGGTGTTGTTGCAGAATGATTATTTGCAAGACGTGGTGGCGGCGGTGTTGGCGCAACGCCCTGACCGTTTGAATGATTTGGCGGCAAAATTGCAAGCCGTTGAGCAATTTAAACAATTACCTGAGTCGGCAGCGTTGGCAGCAGCGAATAAGCGCGTGCAAAATCTGCTGAAAAAAGCGGACGCGCAATTAGGCGATGTGAACGCGAGCTTGTTCGCGCAAGACGAAGAAAAAGCCTTGTTTGCGGCGGCGCAAGATTTACAGCCCAAAGTGGCGGACGCGGCAAAACGTGGCAATTTTCAGGCTGCCTTAACCGAATTGGCGGCGATTAAACCGCAGGTTGATGCGTTTTTTGATGGCGTGATGGTGATGGCGGAAGACGCGGCTGTAAAACAAAACCGTTTGAATTTGTTGAATTTATTGGCAAGTTTGATGAATGCGGTGGCGGATATTGCGTTGTTGTCTGAATAA
- a CDS encoding IS1595 family transposase, whose protein sequence is MRKSRLSQYKKNKLIELFVAGVTARTAAELVGVNKNTTVYYFHRLRLLIYQNSPHLEMFDGEVEADESYFGGQRKGKRGRGAAGKVAVFGLLKRNGKIYTVTVSNTQTATLLPIIREQVKPDSIVYTDCYRSYDILDVSDKAILASLKLRFRINHSTHFAERQNHINGIENFWNQAKRHLRKFNGIPKEHFELYLKACEWRFNNSEIKVQIPILKQLVKSSLS, encoded by the coding sequence ATGAGAAAAAGTCGTCTAAGTCAGTACAAAAAAAATAAACTCATTGAGCTATTTGTCGCAGGCGTAACTGCAAGAACAGCAGCAGAGTTAGTAGGTGTTAATAAAAACACCACTGTCTATTACTTTCATCGTTTACGATTACTTATCTATCAAAATAGTCCGCATTTAGAAATGTTTGATGGCGAAGTAGAAGCAGATGAAAGTTATTTTGGCGGACAACGTAAAGGTAAACGCGGTCGCGGGGCTGCTGGAAAAGTCGCTGTATTCGGGCTTTTGAAGCGAAATGGCAAGATTTATACGGTTACTGTATCGAATACTCAAACCGCTACTTTATTGCCTATAATCCGTGAACAAGTTAAACCTGACAGCATTGTTTATACGGATTGTTATCGCAGCTATGATATATTAGATGTGAGCGACAAAGCCATTTTAGCTTCGCTGAAACTTCGTTTTCGTATCAATCACAGCACACATTTTGCTGAACGACAAAATCATATTAACGGAATTGAGAATTTTTGGAACCAAGCAAAACGTCATTTACGCAAGTTTAACGGCATTCCCAAAGAGCATTTTGAGCTGTATTTAAAGGCGTGCGAATGGCGTTTTAACAACAGTGAGATAAAAGTTCAAATTCCCATTTTAAAACAGTTAGTAAAATCGAGTTTATCCTAG
- the msbA gene encoding lipid A export permease/ATP-binding protein MsbA: MIEKLTFGLFSEQDARSFMRLLAYIKPYKVRLFWAILAIAGVAFTESYLAAFIAPLVNQGFAPPSEPPKLLVGDDIFTTLQNLKNEFNYLIWGTENKVWVVPVFFMSLVIMRGICRFASTYLMTWVSVMAISQLRRDMFAKMLSLPSVFFQKTAVGDVLMNVVQMADVSISGASNVFIVLIRDTLIVIGLVCVLLYLNWQLSLIVALMFPILSWLSRYYRNRLKDVLNSAQLSIGTLNNVVNETHQGHHVVKLFNGQKQAESSFNAVINTIVRLSKKITQATAARSPFSELIASAALAIVIFIALWQSKQGTTTIGEFMAFIVAMLQMLSPIKNLANISIPMQTMFLASDSVCGFLDTESEKDTGTKQLHNISGSLKFKNINVQYNKDGKKALDNFNLDIKAGERVALVGRSGSGKTTAVNLLPRFVEPISGSVLIDDVNINELKLDNLRSQFALVSQDVFLFDGTLMANVRYSRPTATEEEVMAALEAANLKDLVDNSPLGLNQPIGANGSQLSGGQRQRVSIARAILKDAPILLLDEATSALDNESEHLVQQALERLMNGRTSIIVAHRLTTIENADRIVVMDEGKIIEQGTHQELLTKNGYYAALQNMPKLHK, from the coding sequence ATGATTGAAAAATTAACTTTTGGACTATTTTCTGAACAAGATGCGCGTAGTTTTATGCGATTGCTGGCTTATATCAAACCCTACAAAGTGAGATTATTTTGGGCGATTTTGGCGATTGCTGGCGTGGCGTTTACGGAAAGCTATTTGGCTGCGTTTATTGCGCCGTTAGTAAACCAAGGTTTCGCGCCGCCGTCTGAACCGCCAAAATTATTGGTAGGCGATGATATTTTTACTACGCTACAAAACCTGAAAAATGAATTTAACTATTTGATTTGGGGGACAGAAAATAAAGTTTGGGTTGTGCCTGTTTTCTTTATGTCGCTTGTGATTATGCGTGGTATTTGCCGCTTTGCCAGCACTTATCTGATGACTTGGGTGTCTGTGATGGCGATTAGTCAGTTGCGCCGTGATATGTTTGCTAAGATGTTGTCGTTGCCGTCTGTTTTTTTTCAGAAAACGGCTGTGGGCGATGTTTTAATGAATGTTGTGCAAATGGCTGATGTTTCAATCAGTGGCGCAAGCAATGTGTTTATTGTGCTGATTCGCGATACTTTGATTGTGATTGGCTTGGTGTGTGTACTGCTGTATTTAAACTGGCAGTTGAGTTTGATTGTTGCGCTGATGTTCCCTATTTTATCTTGGTTATCAAGATATTATCGCAATCGTTTAAAAGATGTACTGAATAGTGCACAGCTTAGCATCGGAACATTAAATAACGTGGTTAATGAAACTCACCAAGGACATCATGTTGTAAAATTATTTAATGGACAAAAACAAGCAGAATCTAGTTTTAACGCTGTGATTAATACTATTGTTCGCCTAAGTAAAAAAATCACGCAAGCCACTGCGGCACGCTCGCCATTTAGTGAACTAATTGCATCTGCTGCATTAGCTATTGTGATTTTTATTGCTCTATGGCAAAGTAAACAAGGAACAACAACTATTGGTGAATTTATGGCATTTATCGTGGCTATGCTGCAAATGTTATCACCAATCAAAAACTTAGCTAATATCAGCATTCCAATGCAAACTATGTTTTTAGCTTCAGATAGCGTTTGTGGCTTTTTAGATACTGAATCTGAAAAAGACACAGGTACGAAACAATTACACAATATTTCAGGCAGTCTAAAATTTAAAAATATTAATGTGCAATACAATAAAGATGGCAAAAAAGCATTAGATAATTTCAATCTTGATATTAAAGCTGGCGAACGCGTTGCATTAGTTGGACGCTCAGGCAGCGGCAAAACCACAGCAGTAAATTTGTTGCCACGCTTTGTAGAACCCATTTCAGGCAGCGTTTTAATTGATGATGTGAATATCAACGAGCTAAAATTAGATAATTTGCGCAGCCAATTTGCCTTAGTTTCGCAGGATGTTTTCTTGTTTGACGGCACCTTAATGGCCAATGTGCGTTATAGCCGCCCTACAGCCACAGAAGAAGAAGTAATGGCAGCATTAGAAGCGGCTAACTTGAAAGATTTAGTAGATAATTCTCCGCTAGGCTTAAATCAACCAATCGGCGCAAACGGCAGTCAATTATCAGGCGGGCAACGCCAACGCGTATCCATTGCTCGTGCTATTTTGAAAGACGCGCCTATTTTACTGCTTGATGAAGCCACCAGCGCATTAGATAACGAATCCGAGCATTTGGTTCAACAAGCGTTGGAACGCCTAATGAACGGCAGAACCAGCATTATTGTTGCCCATCGCCTGACCACAATTGAAAATGCCGATAGAATTGTGGTGATGGACGAAGGAAAGATTATTGAACAAGGCACACATCAAGAGCTATTAACTAAAAATGGTTATTATGCAGCTTTGCAAAATATGCCCAAATTACACAAATAA